Sequence from the Phosphitispora fastidiosa genome:
ATATGAAATGAGCTCCCGCTCAATAAAGACTGCTGATGAAATGCTGGGAATGGCCAATACGCTGTTCAGGAGATAAGCAGGCAAACTGAAAGCAGGTGGTTTTGATGAAGATTGACGGCCTTGGCGCAGCGCTGCCGCAAACAGTTCCGGTTGAGGGCGGCAGGCCTGTGGAAGAAGGTTTCAGGGATATTTTTGACAAGGCATTGGCATCCAAGGAAGATAAAGAATTGCAGGAAGCTGCCAAGCAAATGGAGGCCATGTTTATTTACCAGATGTATTCCCAGATGAGGAAGACGGTTGATAAAGGCGGCTTGCTTGAGCAGTCCATGGGAGAAGAGATATTCACCGGAATGCTTGATTATGAGATAAGTTCCAAGGCTGCCGAGAGAGGGAAGCTCGGCCTTGCTGAGATGATATATCAGCAGTTTGCGAGGAAGTAGAAAAAATCAGCAACAAAATAACAAATGGGCAGCAGCAAACCCTCACCGGGATAAGTTCCACAGGTGGGGGTTTTAGTTTTAGCAATTGACACCAGGGAATTATGGCATTACAATGTAATTACAATATTGATCTTATCAAGGGGGTCGCCATATGCAAAGTCATATTATCAGAATCGGCAATTCCAGGGGTGTACGCATTCCTGCACATATTCTCAGGCAGTGTCAAATCAAAGACCAGATAAGTATTGAGGTAGTGGATGATAAAATTGTTATATCTGCTGCTGAAAAGCCCCGCAAAGGGTGGGAGGAGCAATTCAGGCTGATGCATAAGAACGGTGATGACAAAATGCTTATTGATGATACTATCAAGGCAGGGGAGGAAGATGACTGGACATGGTAGTGCATCAGTATGAGATATTTTGGGTCAACTTGGACCCGACAATGGGGTCTGAAATAAAAAAAACCAGACCGTGCCTGATTATCTCGCCGGACGAGATGAACCGCCACCTGAATACTGTATTGGCAGCACCGATGACAACCAAAACGAAAAACTATCCAACCAGGATAAAAGTGAATTTTGCCGGGAAAACAGGCTGGATAGCGCTTGACCAAATAAGGTGTATTGATAAGATCCGCCTGGTAAACAAAGCAGAGGAACTGGA
This genomic interval carries:
- a CDS encoding rod-binding protein; its protein translation is MKIDGLGAALPQTVPVEGGRPVEEGFRDIFDKALASKEDKELQEAAKQMEAMFIYQMYSQMRKTVDKGGLLEQSMGEEIFTGMLDYEISSKAAERGKLGLAEMIYQQFARK
- a CDS encoding AbrB/MazE/SpoVT family DNA-binding domain-containing protein; amino-acid sequence: MQSHIIRIGNSRGVRIPAHILRQCQIKDQISIEVVDDKIVISAAEKPRKGWEEQFRLMHKNGDDKMLIDDTIKAGEEDDWTW
- a CDS encoding type II toxin-antitoxin system PemK/MazF family toxin; amino-acid sequence: MVVHQYEIFWVNLDPTMGSEIKKTRPCLIISPDEMNRHLNTVLAAPMTTKTKNYPTRIKVNFAGKTGWIALDQIRCIDKIRLVNKAEELDQDTITLVKNKIMEMLVE